Proteins encoded together in one Acidobacteriota bacterium window:
- a CDS encoding N-6 DNA methylase — translation MLPFGPPRRTILEDLGGSARNIFCRSSDLNNEASVEHFFVSRLLKYLGYADNQIKTKHSLSALKVGLGHKLVKYKPDYALLFQGVPRCIVDAKGTDEDLNDWIEQCSGYCLALNRKYADENPVRFFVLSNGLKTVLYEWDKDEPLITLDFTDFAWGNPRWEHLKRTIGPQFVSTSVAAPLATEALKFKFSRVTTSRAVQLFVQCHKVIWKSEGYGPGPAFFAFVKLMFVKLWADQILRNNHLTGYLFSGSPTDVALPRSAVTFSAHWVEERNKEGIENPINDMFIRLRGEIEKEIGLRRKKRIFNQNEDLGLRPDTILDVVRRLEHVDLFGIDEDLNGRLFETFLNATMRGRELGQFFTPRSVVKMMTEAADLRVTREHQDKVIDGCCGSGGFLIEALTVMRNKVRSNASLSTGERETLIEKVANECIFGIDYGKDPPLARIARINMYLHGDGGSRIYYADALDKIVDDGAMDDPEIIQNMEELRDKLGQVRFDVVLTNPPFSMAKEFKNPSERRVLEQYALSRRSATSSAIRPSLRSSVMFLERYCDVLRPGGRLVTVIDETLLSSGDFGYVREFIRSRFLVRAIVSLPGDTFRRSGSRVKTSVLILEKKSSSGDTQPDWFYFFAEYIGKDNLNSKASEGDVQEARRKAEEETKRIVSGYHRYLRGDNAAAADGSMGVLGSDRLDDRLDLRNCVPLFGRMAAKWRTQGVSTRRLETVVNAVDNPIRPSDFPDVRFSMLKVSYEGKCKVEKKQIGQKIREALMQRVTAGQIVFSTIRATDGAIGVVPPELDGALVSRSSYTVFDCETLFDAAFLWSVLRSHELRADMQSMSPGSGRYTTYWPDVGKLLVPWPSADRRRAIGDELIELWKEERELPKRAQRALAHLELLGIESGESRKRWLASKAPQ, via the coding sequence ATGTTGCCCTTCGGTCCACCGAGGAGGACGATTCTGGAGGATCTGGGCGGTTCAGCTCGCAATATCTTCTGTCGTTCGTCCGATCTCAACAACGAAGCCTCCGTAGAACATTTCTTTGTTTCACGCCTGTTGAAGTACCTCGGCTACGCCGACAATCAAATCAAAACCAAGCACAGCCTCAGTGCCCTTAAGGTGGGTCTAGGGCACAAGCTCGTGAAGTACAAGCCGGACTATGCCCTATTGTTCCAGGGAGTTCCACGTTGCATCGTTGACGCAAAGGGAACAGACGAAGACCTGAATGACTGGATAGAACAATGTAGCGGCTATTGCCTCGCGCTTAACAGAAAGTACGCCGACGAGAACCCAGTGCGGTTTTTCGTCTTGTCGAATGGCTTGAAAACGGTCCTCTATGAATGGGACAAGGACGAACCGCTCATCACGCTGGACTTTACCGACTTCGCTTGGGGAAATCCGCGATGGGAGCACCTGAAGCGCACCATCGGACCCCAATTTGTTTCAACTTCGGTAGCTGCGCCACTGGCGACCGAGGCGTTGAAGTTTAAGTTTTCACGCGTTACTACCTCCCGCGCAGTGCAGCTCTTTGTCCAGTGTCACAAGGTCATCTGGAAGTCGGAGGGATATGGTCCAGGCCCCGCGTTCTTCGCTTTCGTGAAACTGATGTTCGTGAAGCTGTGGGCTGACCAGATTTTGCGGAACAACCACCTCACGGGGTACTTATTCAGCGGTAGTCCCACCGACGTCGCGCTCCCGCGGAGTGCCGTAACTTTCTCGGCACACTGGGTAGAGGAACGAAACAAGGAGGGAATAGAGAACCCAATCAACGACATGTTCATCCGTCTTCGCGGGGAAATCGAGAAGGAAATAGGGCTACGAAGAAAGAAGCGGATATTTAACCAGAACGAAGACCTGGGGCTCCGGCCCGATACGATTCTTGACGTCGTGAGGCGCTTGGAACATGTCGATCTGTTCGGTATCGACGAAGACTTGAATGGGCGGCTATTTGAGACATTTCTGAATGCAACCATGCGCGGTCGTGAACTTGGACAGTTCTTTACGCCCCGCTCGGTGGTGAAGATGATGACGGAAGCCGCTGACCTTCGAGTTACCAGAGAGCATCAGGACAAGGTGATAGACGGTTGCTGTGGATCTGGCGGCTTCTTGATTGAAGCCCTTACGGTAATGCGAAATAAGGTGCGGAGCAACGCCAGCCTGTCCACAGGCGAGAGAGAGACCCTTATAGAGAAAGTTGCAAACGAATGCATATTCGGCATCGATTACGGGAAAGACCCGCCGTTGGCTAGGATTGCCCGAATCAACATGTATCTGCACGGAGATGGCGGCAGCAGAATCTACTACGCGGACGCCCTCGACAAAATCGTAGACGATGGGGCGATGGATGATCCAGAAATCATTCAGAACATGGAGGAACTACGCGACAAGTTGGGCCAGGTCCGTTTCGATGTAGTGCTGACCAATCCGCCGTTCTCAATGGCGAAGGAGTTCAAGAACCCTTCCGAAAGGCGGGTTCTTGAGCAATACGCACTATCTAGACGGTCGGCTACATCCTCTGCGATAAGGCCATCCCTTCGCTCAAGTGTCATGTTTCTAGAACGATATTGCGATGTGTTACGACCTGGTGGTCGACTTGTGACCGTCATCGACGAAACCCTATTGTCGAGCGGTGATTTTGGCTACGTGAGGGAATTCATTCGGTCGCGCTTCCTAGTTCGCGCGATAGTCTCGCTTCCGGGTGACACGTTCAGGAGATCCGGATCGAGGGTCAAAACCTCCGTCCTCATTCTGGAGAAGAAATCATCTTCGGGAGATACGCAACCGGACTGGTTCTACTTCTTTGCAGAATATATTGGCAAGGACAATTTGAACTCGAAGGCATCAGAGGGTGACGTGCAGGAAGCACGGCGAAAAGCAGAGGAGGAAACGAAACGCATCGTCTCTGGTTACCATCGCTATCTCCGTGGTGACAATGCTGCCGCCGCTGACGGGAGTATGGGCGTCTTGGGTTCGGACCGCTTAGATGATCGGCTTGACCTGCGCAATTGCGTCCCGCTATTCGGTCGCATGGCCGCTAAGTGGAGAACGCAAGGGGTGTCGACCAGAAGGTTGGAAACAGTGGTCAATGCTGTAGATAATCCCATACGTCCGTCCGATTTCCCTGATGTACGGTTTTCAATGCTGAAGGTGTCCTACGAAGGAAAGTGCAAGGTTGAAAAGAAGCAGATCGGACAGAAGATCCGCGAGGCACTCATGCAGAGAGTGACTGCAGGGCAAATCGTCTTCTCCACCATCCGTGCAACCGATGGAGCAATAGGTGTCGTTCCTCCTGAGCTGGATGGCGCACTTGTATCACGGTCGAGCTACACGGTTTTCGATTGTGAAACGCTTTTTGACGCCGCGTTTTTGTGGTCGGTCCTGCGGTCCCACGAATTGCGGGCTGACATGCAATCCATGTCGCCGGGTTCTGGTCGGTATACAACCTATTGGCCCGACGTGGGGAAACTCCTTGTCCCGTGGCCATCAGCGGACCGCCGAAGAGCTATAGGTGACGAATTGATCGAGTTGTGGAAAGAAGAACGCGAGTTACCTAAACGTGCGCAACGAGCCTTAGCCCACCTTGAACTGCTCGGCATCGAATCGGGAGAAAGCCGCAAGAGGTGGTTAGCATCCAAGGCTCCGCAGTGA
- a CDS encoding Mu-like prophage major head subunit gpT family protein: MLVNRSNLQIIFRNLKTSFQKSFDAAEVQWPKFAMLIPSTGELNDYSWIEYFPKMREWVGEKVIKSLSGKRYELRNKDFEATIEVDRNHIEDDQLGIYRPMAEMAGYSARQLPDELMFAVLSGGWNGECFDGKKFYADDHPVGGGAASNQFTKALDVSTYAKAKESYGAAVVRMQNFKDDEGRPLNIMPNVLVVPPALRDSARVLMSAEFFKNREPNPYRGECVVVSDPRLATATEWHLLDTSKPMGALIYQERKKPVFLEQTDMSGGSAPDSVFMQRKYRYSVECRGAGGYGFWQMAHGSKGTG; the protein is encoded by the coding sequence ATGCTTGTTAACCGCTCGAATCTGCAAATCATCTTCAGGAACCTGAAGACCAGCTTCCAGAAGTCCTTCGACGCCGCCGAGGTCCAGTGGCCCAAGTTCGCCATGCTGATCCCCTCCACGGGGGAGCTGAACGACTACTCCTGGATCGAGTACTTCCCGAAGATGCGGGAGTGGGTCGGGGAAAAGGTCATCAAGAGCCTGTCGGGCAAGCGTTACGAGCTGCGCAACAAGGACTTCGAGGCCACCATCGAAGTCGACCGCAACCATATCGAGGACGACCAGCTCGGCATCTACAGGCCCATGGCCGAAATGGCTGGCTACTCGGCCCGCCAGTTGCCGGACGAGCTGATGTTCGCGGTCCTGTCGGGCGGCTGGAATGGCGAGTGCTTCGACGGCAAGAAGTTCTACGCCGACGACCACCCCGTCGGCGGCGGCGCGGCCTCCAACCAGTTCACCAAGGCCCTGGACGTCTCGACCTACGCCAAGGCCAAGGAGAGCTACGGCGCGGCCGTGGTGCGGATGCAGAATTTCAAGGACGACGAGGGCCGGCCGCTCAACATCATGCCGAACGTGCTGGTCGTTCCTCCGGCACTCAGGGATTCGGCCCGCGTCCTGATGAGTGCCGAGTTCTTCAAGAACCGGGAGCCCAACCCTTACAGGGGCGAGTGCGTGGTCGTGTCCGACCCAAGGCTCGCAACCGCCACCGAGTGGCACCTGCTCGACACCTCCAAGCCCATGGGCGCCCTGATCTACCAGGAGCGCAAGAAGCCCGTCTTCCTGGAGCAGACCGACATGAGCGGCGGGTCGGCGCCCGACAGCGTGTTTATGCAGCGGAAGTACCGTTACTCGGTGGAGTGCCGGGGAGCGGGCGGATACGGCTTCTGGCAGATGGCCCACGGCTCCAAGGGCACCGGATAA
- a CDS encoding phage baseplate assembly protein V, with the protein MARRLENLIRIGTIAEVEADKARTRVQYAETDDGLPVLTGWLPWMTTRAGDDRNWWAPSIGEQVLILSPSGELAAGVVLPALYRKAHPAPESDPGKHTRLYRDGARIEYDAGAHKLKAVLPAGGTAVMVADGGVSITGNVTVAGNVAVTGRIDATEDIESEKNVEDKNGTMQEMRDTYNQHRHPPTGVTPQMD; encoded by the coding sequence CTGGCCCGCCGCCTCGAGAATCTCATCCGGATCGGGACCATTGCCGAGGTCGAAGCCGACAAGGCCAGGACCCGAGTCCAATACGCTGAGACCGATGACGGCTTGCCGGTATTGACCGGCTGGCTGCCCTGGATGACGACCAGGGCCGGTGATGACAGGAACTGGTGGGCGCCAAGCATCGGTGAGCAGGTCCTGATCCTGTCGCCCTCGGGCGAGCTGGCAGCCGGGGTGGTCCTGCCGGCGCTCTACCGGAAGGCGCACCCCGCTCCGGAAAGCGATCCCGGCAAGCACACCAGGCTCTACCGGGACGGGGCTCGGATCGAATACGACGCCGGAGCGCACAAGCTGAAGGCAGTCCTTCCCGCGGGAGGCACGGCCGTGATGGTCGCCGACGGCGGGGTCTCCATCACCGGAAACGTGACCGTCGCCGGCAACGTGGCCGTGACCGGCCGGATCGACGCGACCGAGGACATCGAATCCGAGAAGAACGTCGAGGACAAGAACGGCACCATGCAGGAGATGCGGGATACCTACAACCAGCACAGGCACCCGCCGACTGGCGTGACGCCGCAGATGGACTGA
- a CDS encoding phage virion morphogenesis protein, with amino-acid sequence MAGVLLKLDTKETDWLSSRLRETAAKFNNLQDLMEEIGEHLVSSTLLRFERADSPEGTPWAPWSEAYAAKREGGAMLMDSERLAGSITYQAGPEQVEVGSNVIYAAIHQAGGEDVGIPIPARPYLGISPDEEIEVLEIISDWEQKQLEAA; translated from the coding sequence ATGGCAGGCGTCCTGCTCAAGCTCGATACGAAGGAGACGGATTGGCTCTCCAGCCGACTGAGGGAAACCGCTGCCAAGTTCAACAACCTTCAGGACCTGATGGAGGAGATCGGGGAGCACCTGGTTTCATCCACCCTTCTTCGCTTCGAGCGGGCCGACAGTCCCGAGGGCACGCCCTGGGCGCCCTGGTCGGAGGCCTACGCAGCCAAGCGCGAGGGCGGCGCCATGCTGATGGACTCGGAGCGTCTGGCGGGGTCGATCACCTACCAGGCGGGTCCGGAGCAGGTAGAGGTGGGCTCGAACGTGATCTATGCCGCCATCCACCAAGCCGGTGGCGAGGATGTCGGCATCCCCATCCCGGCCCGTCCCTACCTGGGCATCAGCCCGGATGAGGAGATCGAGGTGCTTGAGATCATCAGCGACTGGGAGCAGAAACAGCTGGAGGCCGCCTAG
- a CDS encoding DUF1320 domain-containing protein has translation MAYATVQDCIDRKDQDLLLVLLDLTEPADLASSAQLGEALDDATQEIDGYLGARYTLPLPTAPKLLKRYAIDIALYQIASEADKATDELRLRYTDAVKLLEKISKGTVTLGLPEPEPKTVGGVKFTGSPPRFKRGSMAGLRT, from the coding sequence ATGGCCTACGCAACCGTCCAGGACTGCATCGACCGCAAGGACCAGGACCTGCTGCTAGTCCTGCTGGACCTCACCGAGCCCGCGGATCTGGCTTCCTCCGCCCAGCTAGGGGAGGCCCTCGACGATGCGACCCAGGAGATCGACGGCTACCTGGGAGCCCGCTACACCCTGCCGCTCCCCACCGCCCCCAAGTTGCTCAAGCGCTATGCGATCGACATCGCGCTCTACCAAATCGCCAGCGAGGCCGACAAGGCTACCGACGAGCTGCGGCTGCGCTACACGGACGCGGTGAAGCTGCTGGAGAAGATCTCCAAGGGCACCGTCACCCTGGGACTGCCCGAGCCGGAGCCCAAGACGGTCGGCGGGGTCAAGTTCACTGGATCGCCTCCCCGGTTCAAGCGGGGAAGCATGGCCGGTTTGAGGACCTGA
- a CDS encoding toll/interleukin-1 receptor domain-containing protein: protein MKVFISWSGKRSRHIAECLRAWLPLVLQNAAPWMSDQDLSAGSRWSSEMAKQLAESKAGIICVTRDNMLNPWIMFESGALSKVFDEALVCPYLFDIQHSQLDGPLTQFQATLADKSGTLKLVETLNNALGDRQLPSSSLDRLFGVLWGELEAKLNEVPQDTNPQERPVPEILEEILKLSREQDRQMQNTKEEILEHLTQMDESLRANTVRPLGAISPKGFVGNPYNPWNLSPTAFSPKVSDVDEILEALKGIKFKDDEGKEKDEDENEEE from the coding sequence ATGAAGGTGTTCATCAGTTGGTCGGGAAAAAGAAGTCGGCATATTGCAGAATGCCTTAGAGCTTGGCTTCCCTTAGTGCTTCAGAATGCCGCCCCATGGATGTCAGATCAAGACCTGTCGGCAGGTTCTCGGTGGTCTTCAGAGATGGCTAAACAACTCGCGGAGTCCAAGGCAGGGATTATTTGTGTTACACGAGACAACATGTTAAATCCTTGGATCATGTTTGAATCAGGCGCTCTCTCCAAGGTGTTCGATGAGGCATTAGTATGCCCTTACTTGTTCGATATCCAGCACTCACAGCTTGACGGGCCTCTCACCCAGTTTCAGGCTACTCTAGCAGACAAAAGCGGAACCCTTAAATTAGTTGAGACGTTGAACAACGCACTCGGAGATCGACAGCTTCCCAGTAGCTCTCTCGATCGGCTATTCGGTGTTCTTTGGGGTGAATTGGAGGCGAAGCTCAATGAGGTTCCTCAGGATACTAATCCCCAAGAACGACCAGTTCCCGAAATACTGGAAGAGATCCTTAAGCTTTCCAGAGAACAAGACCGACAAATGCAAAATACCAAGGAAGAGATATTGGAGCATCTCACCCAAATGGACGAGTCTTTAAGGGCAAACACTGTTCGGCCCCTGGGGGCGATCAGTCCTAAGGGGTTCGTTGGTAATCCCTATAACCCATGGAATTTGTCACCGACAGCGTTCTCCCCGAAGGTTTCCGATGTGGATGAAATCTTGGAAGCGTTAAAGGGGATTAAGTTTAAAGATGACGAGGGGAAGGAGAAGGATGAGGACGAGAATGAGGAGGAGTAA
- a CDS encoding phage minor head protein, producing MEYKALPPQEAVEFFKSKGYKFGFDWRDAWQEEHSQAFTVAKAMRADLLADIRQEVEAALTQGTTLRQFQKQLTPILQAKGWWGKKFVTDPNTGEQVKAQLGSPRRLRVVFDTNLRMAYATGRWERIKRQAKTRPYLRYTAVLDDRNRPQHRAWHGTILRANHPWWNTHAPPNGWFCRCKVISLSERQMKRRGWKQSPDPSVEVREWTNKRTGEVLQVPKGIDPGFAYNPGKGRGFKGPPAPPPDPNKIPELDPKMALERHVAGQKGSNEGGFYRGGDGVTRYVKFYQDSTQSYNEAVANRIYRELGIQAPKSALVRREGKLALASEIIDNSGTLGKTARTLTKARAEKVLQGFAADVWLANWDAVGLSLDNIVLAGNKLARIDQGGSLLFRARAGRKPLERLEKLSEWEGFAPGGRNPAYTKVFEKAGLASADELGNRAIRQINEIKKLGKRTRNFADLVPKVKGISEDDRKAILDLLRRRARLLETQIIPQIREALKQAGDLPAHELSIKRRMGAQFRQLLNAGLSKIRAGAPRHGMSDAELAVLYAYTTSGTWGYGRINRALRAGRRTENDYRDTLNSALSKLPVKTGRMTRGATLPAGKVEEYKRVGNTVTEEAFTSSATGQTRFGGDHFLVVQSRNGRSVKEYSAYRSENEVLFAAGSRFKVLEVEHLGGRRYKFVVEQVD from the coding sequence GTGGAGTATAAGGCCCTCCCACCCCAGGAGGCCGTCGAGTTCTTCAAGAGCAAGGGCTACAAGTTCGGCTTCGACTGGAGGGACGCTTGGCAGGAAGAACACTCCCAGGCCTTCACCGTAGCCAAGGCCATGAGGGCGGATCTGCTGGCCGACATCCGCCAGGAGGTCGAGGCCGCACTTACCCAGGGAACGACCCTCCGGCAGTTTCAGAAGCAGCTCACCCCCATCCTGCAAGCCAAAGGCTGGTGGGGTAAGAAGTTCGTCACTGACCCCAACACCGGCGAGCAAGTCAAGGCCCAGCTCGGCAGCCCCCGACGTCTTCGCGTCGTTTTCGACACCAACCTCCGTATGGCCTACGCCACGGGGCGCTGGGAGCGCATCAAGCGCCAAGCCAAGACCCGTCCCTATTTGCGCTACACCGCTGTCCTTGATGACCGCAACCGGCCCCAGCATAGGGCTTGGCACGGGACTATCCTCCGGGCAAATCATCCCTGGTGGAACACTCACGCCCCGCCTAATGGCTGGTTTTGCCGTTGCAAGGTGATCTCCCTGTCCGAGCGGCAAATGAAGCGCCGCGGCTGGAAGCAGAGTCCCGATCCGTCCGTCGAAGTGCGGGAGTGGACCAACAAGCGAACGGGCGAGGTCCTCCAGGTTCCCAAGGGGATCGACCCAGGCTTTGCCTACAACCCGGGCAAGGGCCGCGGCTTCAAGGGACCGCCCGCGCCTCCCCCCGATCCCAACAAGATCCCAGAGTTGGACCCCAAGATGGCCCTGGAGAGACACGTGGCCGGTCAGAAGGGTAGCAACGAGGGCGGCTTCTATCGGGGCGGTGACGGCGTCACCCGATATGTCAAGTTCTACCAAGACTCGACCCAGTCCTACAACGAGGCAGTGGCCAACCGCATTTATCGGGAACTGGGAATTCAGGCCCCGAAGTCGGCCCTGGTTCGCCGCGAAGGAAAGCTCGCCCTGGCGTCGGAGATCATTGATAACAGCGGGACTCTGGGCAAGACGGCACGGACCCTGACCAAGGCCCGCGCCGAGAAGGTTCTGCAAGGCTTCGCTGCTGACGTGTGGCTCGCAAACTGGGACGCCGTGGGTCTCTCGCTCGACAATATTGTCCTGGCCGGAAACAAGCTCGCCCGGATCGACCAGGGAGGGTCTCTGCTGTTCCGCGCCCGGGCAGGCCGCAAGCCCCTGGAGCGCCTGGAGAAGCTGTCCGAGTGGGAGGGCTTCGCCCCTGGCGGGCGGAATCCTGCTTATACCAAGGTGTTCGAAAAAGCCGGCTTGGCCAGTGCCGACGAGCTGGGCAATAGGGCGATCCGCCAGATAAACGAGATCAAGAAGCTCGGGAAGCGGACCCGCAACTTCGCCGACCTGGTGCCCAAGGTCAAGGGAATATCGGAGGACGACCGCAAGGCGATCCTGGACCTGTTACGGCGGCGGGCCAGGCTGCTTGAGACCCAGATCATCCCACAGATCCGCGAAGCGCTGAAACAGGCTGGCGACCTACCGGCCCACGAGCTCAGCATCAAGCGGCGAATGGGAGCCCAATTTCGGCAGCTGCTCAATGCCGGCCTCTCAAAAATCAGAGCCGGCGCCCCGCGCCACGGCATGAGCGACGCCGAACTGGCGGTCCTCTACGCTTACACAACCTCCGGGACGTGGGGTTACGGTCGCATAAACCGGGCCTTGCGGGCGGGTCGCCGAACGGAGAACGACTATCGAGACACCCTCAACTCCGCCCTGAGCAAGCTGCCGGTCAAGACGGGGAGGATGACACGCGGCGCCACGCTTCCTGCCGGGAAGGTGGAGGAATACAAGCGAGTGGGCAACACGGTAACCGAGGAGGCCTTCACCAGCAGCGCGACCGGGCAGACCAGGTTCGGCGGCGATCACTTTCTTGTGGTACAATCAAGAAACGGACGTTCGGTCAAAGAATACTCAGCCTACCGTAGCGAGAACGAGGTGCTATTCGCGGCGGGGAGCCGGTTCAAAGTCCTGGAAGTCGAGCACTTGGGCGGCCGGCGTTATAAATTCGTCGTGGAGCAAGTGGACTAA
- a CDS encoding baseplate J/gp47 family protein — protein sequence MTLDLSQLPAPNVVESLSFEQIRAEQIANLRTYWPELDAEELESEPVIKLLEATSYRELLLRQRINDAARSVMLATAAGADLDQLAALFAVERAIVIPADPDARPPVEAVLESDARLRERTQQAIEGFTSAGSAGAYQFHALTADPRVRSVSVRSPAPGEVTLTLLSNEGDGILRGDLLQVVRGYFSNSRIRPLTDTVTVEGPEMVPYQIAAVLSIPDGPDSEAVRTAAEKAVRTYALAQHRLGGTVARSGILAGAHVPGVDRVQLTHPAADVVCTARQAPWPTTEANAAYTASPGPDGHPANGIEVTIG from the coding sequence GTGACTCTCGATCTGTCGCAATTACCCGCCCCGAATGTAGTGGAGTCGCTAAGCTTCGAGCAGATCCGGGCCGAGCAGATCGCCAACCTCCGCACCTACTGGCCCGAACTGGATGCGGAGGAACTGGAATCCGAGCCGGTGATCAAGCTCCTGGAGGCCACCAGCTACCGCGAACTGCTGCTGCGCCAGCGGATCAACGACGCCGCCCGAAGCGTGATGCTGGCCACGGCCGCCGGCGCCGATCTGGACCAGTTGGCCGCGCTGTTTGCGGTAGAGCGAGCCATCGTGATCCCAGCCGATCCGGACGCCCGTCCGCCCGTCGAAGCGGTGCTCGAAAGCGATGCCCGGTTGCGCGAGCGGACTCAGCAGGCCATCGAGGGGTTTACCAGCGCCGGCTCGGCCGGAGCCTACCAGTTTCACGCCCTCACCGCCGACCCCCGTGTGAGGAGCGTCTCGGTCCGCTCGCCGGCACCTGGCGAAGTCACGCTGACCCTGCTCTCGAACGAAGGGGACGGAATCCTGCGAGGGGACCTGCTCCAGGTGGTGCGGGGCTATTTCAGCAACAGCCGGATCCGGCCGCTGACCGATACCGTGACGGTCGAGGGTCCGGAGATGGTGCCCTACCAGATTGCCGCCGTCCTTTCAATCCCGGACGGGCCCGACTCCGAAGCGGTGAGGACAGCGGCCGAAAAGGCCGTCCGCACCTACGCCCTGGCGCAGCACCGTCTCGGCGGGACAGTAGCGCGCTCAGGCATTCTCGCCGGCGCGCACGTTCCCGGGGTGGACCGCGTGCAGCTGACCCACCCTGCGGCAGATGTGGTCTGCACTGCCAGGCAGGCTCCCTGGCCCACTACCGAAGCCAACGCGGCCTATACGGCCAGCCCGGGTCCGGACGGCCATCCGGCAAACGGCATCGAGGTGACGATTGGCTGA
- a CDS encoding ankyrin repeat domain-containing protein, whose amino-acid sequence MPTAADLTPEEQTHVQAAQDLFSLAEKMEARVLEKFDGDQDQADVARKLRPRNAKQERAWKQAREPELHKAAAEVTDPWGVDFVADFHNIGLEERDQFGRTPLHMAAWFNNTPAVIRALLDLGANLEAKDPAGNTPLHMAAWFNDTPSVIKALLEAGADRDARDRFGRTPWDYAEDRIALAEASEDASLAQGLRQAFELN is encoded by the coding sequence ATGCCGACAGCGGCAGACCTCACACCCGAAGAACAAACCCATGTCCAGGCAGCGCAGGATCTTTTCAGCCTGGCCGAAAAGATGGAGGCGAGGGTCCTGGAGAAGTTCGACGGCGACCAGGACCAGGCCGACGTGGCTCGGAAGCTGAGACCTAGGAACGCAAAGCAGGAGCGAGCCTGGAAGCAAGCCCGGGAACCCGAACTCCACAAGGCGGCGGCGGAGGTCACCGACCCTTGGGGGGTCGACTTCGTGGCAGACTTCCATAATATCGGCCTGGAAGAGCGGGACCAGTTCGGCCGGACCCCGCTGCACATGGCCGCGTGGTTCAACAATACCCCTGCCGTAATCCGAGCCCTGTTGGACCTTGGGGCCAACCTGGAAGCGAAGGATCCGGCGGGTAACACCCCCCTCCACATGGCCGCGTGGTTCAACGACACCCCGTCCGTGATCAAGGCCTTGCTGGAGGCCGGAGCTGACCGGGACGCCAGGGACCGGTTCGGCCGCACCCCCTGGGACTATGCTGAGGACCGGATCGCCCTTGCTGAAGCCTCCGAAGACGCCAGTCTAGCGCAGGGGCTTCGGCAGGCTTTTGAATTGAATTAG
- a CDS encoding GPW/gp25 family protein codes for MSGMNAKTGRRLEGIDHLRQSIRDILTTPIGSRVMRREYGSNLWRLVDAPLSGGLLTDIYAATAEALDRWEPRFRLVRVRAREAGPGKVSLDLEGEYLVSGETVRLEGVLIQ; via the coding sequence ATGAGTGGAATGAACGCCAAAACCGGCCGCCGACTAGAGGGCATCGATCACCTCCGCCAGTCCATCCGAGACATCCTGACCACCCCGATCGGCTCGCGCGTGATGCGGCGGGAGTACGGGTCGAACCTTTGGCGCTTGGTGGACGCGCCACTTTCGGGAGGGCTGCTGACCGATATCTACGCCGCCACCGCCGAGGCCCTGGACCGCTGGGAGCCGCGCTTCCGCTTGGTGCGGGTGCGGGCCCGCGAGGCCGGCCCCGGCAAAGTCAGCCTGGACCTGGAAGGAGAGTATCTGGTGTCGGGTGAAACGGTCCGATTGGAGGGGGTGCTGATCCAGTGA
- a CDS encoding phage tail protein I codes for MADLLPPNATPLEQAWSEAIGQRLDRIEVPLRSLWDPQTCPLPLLPWLAWALSVDAWDPAWDEQTKRRVVSEAIAVHRVKGTTGSLRRALDALGAIYDLEELSGADHHRIRLTLRNSAELALHGVSQIVPTVERVKRASVHYTLRIAASTAGAIQAAAGIAGFVFPEPLRLRIEAPLALSLRPGIAVGQAALLAPAPLWVRWSA; via the coding sequence TTGGCTGATCTTCTGCCGCCCAACGCGACCCCGCTGGAGCAGGCCTGGTCGGAGGCCATCGGTCAACGGCTTGATCGGATCGAAGTCCCGCTGCGATCGCTCTGGGACCCGCAGACCTGTCCGCTGCCGCTGTTGCCCTGGCTGGCCTGGGCGCTGAGCGTCGATGCCTGGGACCCGGCCTGGGACGAGCAGACCAAGCGCCGGGTGGTGTCGGAGGCAATCGCGGTTCACCGGGTCAAAGGGACCACCGGCTCGCTGCGGCGGGCCCTGGACGCCCTGGGCGCGATCTACGACCTGGAGGAACTGAGTGGGGCGGATCACCACCGCATCCGGCTCACGCTGCGCAACTCGGCCGAGCTCGCGCTGCACGGCGTGTCGCAGATCGTACCGACCGTCGAGAGGGTCAAGCGGGCCTCGGTTCACTACACGCTGCGGATCGCAGCCTCGACCGCCGGCGCCATCCAGGCGGCTGCCGGGATTGCCGGTTTCGTTTTTCCCGAGCCGTTGCGCCTTCGGATCGAGGCGCCCCTGGCGCTATCGCTCCGTCCAGGAATCGCCGTCGGCCAGGCGGCGCTGCTGGCCCCCGCTCCGCTGTGGGTGCGCTGGTCGGCGTAG